Genomic segment of Panicum virgatum strain AP13 chromosome 2K, P.virgatum_v5, whole genome shotgun sequence:
ATTCGAACGAATCAGTGATTGCAATAGCATGTCCACGCAGAAAACGAGAAAGATCTTGACTAAATGTGTGCTACCTGGCTCAATTATCCTAGGTAACGTTAGACCTTGACACCGGAACCTGACCCAATCATTCGGTGCATGTCCAATGATGCATATACTTCTAAAATGAACCATTATATGAGGTTTGGATGGGCTAGATTCATAAAAAAGTGGGTTCACTTGAAATTTAGTTCTAATATGCGGGTGTAGACCTAAGTTTGATTGTTCAATTCTCTGAACAAAATTATAAAGATGCATCATGTTAAAACTGTTAATCtacaaatatttgtgcaaaatatgCTCATATGTGAACTGTCAATGTAGGACAATAGAGAAGACTCCTTTGCGAAAGCATATATCAATTTATTTTttgcacaaaaagatatttgaatctttttttataacttagaaaattaaacaagtATACATACCCAAATTCAGGTGAAGCTAATGTATTTGGGGGAAGAATCATTCAGTAGTACACAAAAATTAGTATGATTACAcccaaaaagggaaaaagagatAGAAAACAGGTGAGCACCGAAATGGTGGTGAGAGATCAGAATGCTTACATTGCATAAGGTACAAAGCGCAGATCCCACTTCCACTTTTGCAAGCAAATCTATCACCACTTCCTTTGGAAGTTGCTTCGCCATTTCTATGGAACCATCACCTACATATTCTGACTGATTACCCTTCACAAGAAGAGGATGATCACAGGCCTGCCGAAGCCGTAACAACATTAAAAGGATGTTTGCATAGTTTTGTTTGAGTGTCCCAGCCACAGCGAAAGCCTGAAATAAGCAGGCAGCATATCAGTATCCAGATAATTGCTTTAAATATTTCCAATCACCAAAATAAGATGCAAATATTCAACTACTGATCGAAATAAAATCCACCTCAAAACTAGTACACTTTACATATTTATATCTACAGAAACAGATGGAATAAGTATGGATCAAGTATAAAAGAAGCTTGAACTCATAAGGAAATTCAAATAGATGTTGAACATTGAACATGTGTAAATAGAACAAGATTTGAGAAAAAATAGCAGCATCAAGGCTagaaaacaacaacaaaaacgAACTCGAGTTCGAGGATTTAACCAACCTTGAACTGTTGCCGAGAACGTTCTTCCAGTGTCAAATAGAAGGACCGCTCCTCATGTGAGAAATCTACTTTATTCAGATTAATTGTCTTCGGAGGTAAATTTATGATTGGTACTCCATCAATCAGAGTTTCTATATGAAACAGATATCACCCAATCATCAATATAGATTTTAAGCTAATGGAACATAGGACTAAGTCCACATGCACTCAACAAAAGGAGTTATAACATAACAAATGAACACAGACaagtagaaaagaaaagatgtcGATGATAACAGCAACAAAGCCTTTCAgttccaagcaagttggggtcgGCTAGAGAAAAGATAACAATGCCCGATAAATAGCAAGGGATTCTATAATACTTGCAGAACAAGAAACATGATAGCTTTCTGCTATCTTCATCTCAGTTAAGGAGCTTAAAGCCTTAAAGACATAGTTTTAGTGTTTTTCCAATGCTCATATTCTAAATGAATTTATTCAAAATGGAATGTAACCGTAACCACATGCAGAAACAAATTTCAATAAACCTCTTCACATGCTCGGTAGCAATAAACAATGCTATGTGCAGCAGTAGAAAATAGGATTTAAGTGAAGTGATATAAACTAAATTAACAAAAATAGCCTCAAAATAGAGCCAAAGATAGGTATGTGCAGTAAAAATGCATTTATCACCTTTTGTACGACGCAGGAGAACCACCCTCAACACAGCTTGAAGTTTCTTATACCCATGAACTGCATCTCTGGAAATTGGGTGCTTTATCATTGTGCAAAATGAGTTAAATGTGGAATATGGATCATATTTCAAGAAACGAAAATAGCTGAACAGCTCATCAATTGCATTTTGTATAGGTGTTCCTGATAAGCACCATCTCCTTTTTGCTCTTAGCCCACAACAGGCTCTGGCCACTACAGTTCGGTAGTTTTTTATTGTCTGAGCTTCATCAAGCACAACCCTAAACCACCGTACCCTCGCAATTGGGCCACTGTCAAGGTCAAAGTCTGAGTCAagtctcttcttctttttcttagacTTGCTCTTTGCACTTGATGGAGGTTTTCTTTTATTGCCAGCTGAAGGTTCTTCACTGTTCTTTTGATCTGAGTCATCATCAGCGATCTGTTTAGGTACTTCATTGGCCACAATTGTATATGTAGTCACAACCACATCATATTTTGCCAGCTCACTTGGATCTTTGGTCCTCAAACCACCATGGTAGACTAGAACAGATAATTTAGCACTTTCACTAACCTTGTCAGTCAATTCGTTAGCCCACTGCTTAAGAATGCTAGCAGGGCATACAACTAGAGTACCTGCAGCTGGCCTTGTCATGGACCGCGTGGTGGATACGGATGACGTGGCTTTAGCCTTCTTTTTGCGCTCAGCTTTGCTTTTGTCCATTTTATCCGGAACATTATTGAGTTGACTGACACATGGCTCAACACTACTAGCACCAGCAGCTGTCGACGATGAAAGAGCCCCTTGGTCCTTCTTGGGTTCATCATTCACAGTTTGTTCtccttcatcatcttcatcaagatTTAGTGCTTCAGATTTCAAACGATCTGAATCAACAGACATGAACTTAGACTGTTGACTCCTCTCCTTTTGTATAAGGGCAATTGTAGACACAGTTTTACCAAGGCCCTGTTACATGACAACTGCTTTTCTGTTAAAATAGAAATGTGCTAAGGAATAAAATTGCTCACGAACAACTTTGGAAATCAGGAACAACCTGGTCATCTGCAAGGATCCCACCAGCACAATGTGAGCTATTCTCCTTTGAAACCATCCAAGCTAATGCCATTTTCTTTCAAGCAATAAAGATGTGTAAGGAACATGATATCCAGCATATATGAAACTGGCATAAAATAGAAAGATCGACAAGATTCATATACCTGATGCTTAAGGAGAGGTACTGTTAGCACTCCCTCAGGCAGATCATCTTCCCTTTTTTCCCGACTAATATGCTGCATAACATATTTTGAAAAGCAATGTCATTCACAGAGCAGAGTCAAACTGATGGGCAATAGATAAAGCAGCTTTACCTGGATTACTTAAGGATAATTCCTACTGGGGAAACATACCATGATTTGAGCAAGAAAAACGTAAACAAAATGTCTTAattatgaaagaaaaaaaatgcatcaGTCAAAACACTTCAAACTAGATTATAATTCTATAATCTCCAACAGTCAAAATGAGCATTTGTGTTTACAGAATGTAATGGAATACTTCAAACTAGATTTGTAAATGGCAATCATAAGTTCATAACAGCTAAGATGTTTATAAAACAATTCTGATTAAAATAAGTAATAGGTACCATCAGCTTTACAGAATCTGACTTCATTGGATAAAGTATTATGCCACCAATTCAAATTATTCTTTTCTGTTACAGAACTGGTGAAAAGGTGGAGGTTGAACTTATTTTTCGGTGAAGTATGGATCATaaaataatttgaggagcaaaatGAGAACCTCGGAAGATAGACACACTGTATGTACAAACTTTCAGGCATTTGCATTGTATATGACAAATGGCAATCTTAATTGGTGAAACCACTTCCAAATATTTTGGTGTTTAGTCATATTTCTCTAACCATGTTGCAACAGGAACTATTGTTCCATTTTCAATAGCAGAAAATATGGCAAGGTCACATAGAAGAAAATAGGAAAGGATCAACCGATCAACCATGACAATAATAAATTTGTAAAGCAACAGTCTGATCTGCTTTAAAAAAATGCTAGATTTTCACAACTCCGCTTTCTgttcaaaaaaataaacatgCAAAGAATTTAGATAATTTGACTGGTGCCACAACATAACAATAAGCCGATAAAAAAATGACAGATAAGTATTTGCGTGCatattcaaattcaaaaggTTAGAAGAtgcattttgtttctttgaaagAAGTGCTTTAAATAATACTGGTACATGTAAACACGAGGTAACTATATGTGATTCTTTCTATATCCAGTAGAAACTATTTATAGAGTATCCTTTTCACTTTTTCAGTGGAGGGAAAATACAGTAGAATCCCCCACTGATTTACCAAGTCAGGCAATTCACAAGGTGTAGAGAGTATTGATAGTTATATTGTATAAAAATTGCCAGCGATACAATTCACCAAGGGAAGAAATTTATAACTAGAGTGTATAGACACTGCCACTGGATTCAGCATGTCACACTATTATCTGGGCAGGAAGCAAGCAGCATTTACATGTCACACTATACCTGCAGGGCTTCTTGATATACTGCTCTCTCATCAGAATCCAAAATCCTATTTTCTGGATTCAGGCGACCTTGTGCTCCAAAGCCGTTAACTTCACTGTTATTAGAATTGCTGACACCAAACGATGAAGGCAGTACCCTATGTGAGCTAGAGGGGCCTCCATAAACAATAACATCATCTGTAAATAACTCAATATTAAATGAGGATAAGCATTTATCTTGCTACAGGAAACCTGCACCAGATAGCATCATTTGGAATTACCAAAGTAGAATAACATGAGGCTAGCTGTACGTACCATCATCATTCTCTCTCTGGGTATTGCTCACATTAAAACTTCCCATTGCCCTCCTTGAAGATGAAGGATGCGCATTTCCATTGGTCATATTTGTTCCCATTCTGTTTTCACCCAAATCTTGTGAATTTCTATCGGTAGAAAGTGGTGGGAGCTTGCGTGTCACACTAGCAACATTTGCGTGCATAGATTTTGATGTGCTGCCATTGGAAAAAGAAGAGGGAAGAACCCTCTTGTTATTGTCATTTGCATCTGCAGCGGAACTGGCGTGTCTTTCCCCTACACTGTCAACTCTGTTCGAAGCAGAAAGGTCCCTTGCAGAATCATGTCGTGCAGCCATATAAGAAGGACGGGGATGAGCCATGTCCCCTGAACCAAATTTAGAACGAGTACTCTCCGTCGGTCTACCATTTGTAAAAGATGGTGGTAGAGTCCTGTATTGACCATTATTATTATGAGTATGCCTTGAAGAAGATGAAGCAGGAGCACCCCTCTGCCAATCCTCATCCTCAAAACTGATTGGACCACGCCCTTCACCATTCTGACCAAATCTTGTTATTGTAGAAGCTGGCTGCTGGTCAAAATCGTCATCACTATCCGAGATCAAGTCAATTATATTGTTATTGTTCATATTGCCAGCTAGCATCTGCACCGTTTATGTGTAATCAGGATTTTGTTGTCCTTAACATGTTAACACTCCTGAACCGATGGTTTGATTCCTATCTTGACATATTCAATGCCACTCCTAAGTTTTGAGGATGATTGGCATGCTAAAGAGGCTCTTCAGTCTTCAATATGATAGTTAACCTGTAAGCAGATCAATTTTTTTAGACCTGAGTAAATTACAATTTTCACAGAATAAAACAGCAATAATTGCATGCAAGCGTTACCCATGATAACAAGGAAAAAAGGTTTTCTTTCTGAAAATTAGAAAAAGACAATCACCAAAATTAACCTATAGCATTAAAGATGTGTTCACCTCAACACTCCAACCGTCATTCTAGAAGGCTATGATAATACGGACTAAGTTTTGCAAAATGTGCTCACCCAATCAATCCCACTATATTGGGCAGGAATAGCATGAGTGGCAGCTCAGAACCATGAGTAACCGCTTCCTTTGGGGATCATCCTTTTCAGTTTCTAGATGTGATTCAAGAATCACATTATGTTTTAAATAACCAAAAAGGCATTTTCATTATGAACTTTGCTTTCATGCAAACTCTTGAGACAGTTTGGTTCCTAAGATAAAACTTATGCATGATGCCCTTGGTTCTTATCCAATATGATTTTTTGCATTGACTAAAGTTTTTCCACAACTGAATTTAAGATTACAGGACAGATAAACTACCCTTGTGGAATTAGAAACAATTATAAAAGGGGCATTAGATAAATCATATGCCCACACATCATCCGGTGAAACCAATAAAAGGGGCAAGTTTCCTGGCACAGCCTGCCTTTTTGCAGACACCTGGGGCATCCATCATTTCTGGCTAATGCGTAATGCAATGCACTCAGCACAGGAGGCACGCCCGAATCCGCAAAAATTTCCAGCCCCGCCGCAGCAAGGGGGCTCAGCTGATTTGaatcccttttttttttgaaaacatattttttttctcgaacacgcagtgCGTATCATTATATtgatagaagaagaaaagagtcatacatagacccaaacacaccCCCACACACCTCTTAAGACCTTTTCTAATAATCACCTGTTAAATAAATACACTACGACCAACCCACACCTCTAGACCTCACCCTGGAAAACATATTGCATCCATGAAATCATCTACCAGCAAGTCCTATGGTGGAAATCAAAGTGAGACACTAAATTAACTTCGCCAGTTGATCAATTAAAGATGAAATCAAAGGAAATTTGGGGCTATGTGGCTTGGGAAGTAAAACAAACACGTGCATGTGCAAGGGAGAACAGAGGGCGATAAATCAGTgggaaggggagagggagaatgGCAAGCGGCTGCAGAAGCTACCTGCGTTCTAGTGCCTATGAGACAGGAGATGGGGGTTGGATGGGAGGAGGTTGTGGGCGGAAGTGCGCGGCGGAGGCTGCCTGTGGCGACCACCACACAATCCGTCAGATCCATACAGCAAGGAAAGGGAGGGTTCGAGGTAGGGCTCGGGGCGCGAATTTACCTCGGTGTACAAACAGCTGCGGATAGAGAAAGGACGGCCCGAGGTTGGCGGCGTCGTGGTTTGGCGGTTTTGGGCCTCGTCGGCGGCCGACGGCGTGGGCTCGAGGAAaccctggccgcgccgccgtgggggGTCGTCGGCAGCCGGTGGGGCTTGTCGCGTGGAGGCCGGATGCGCGGATCGTCGGGGTTCGGCCCTCGTCAGCGGCCGACGGCGTGGGCTCGACGAAaccctggccgcgccgccgtggcccgtggGGTTTCGTCGGCGGCCGTCGGGACTTATCGCGCGGAGGCGGATGCGCGACGCTCCCTCTGGATCGGGAGTTGGTCAGAGGGTGGCGGCGATGGGGTGAGAAAAGAGGGGAGGAACGCCGCCGGCGCAGCGCAGATAGAAGAACCTGggaggggattttttttaatctttttaatcTTCATTGAACCTGCTTCCTGGCCGGGGATCCGCTGAGGAAATTCCTCTCATTTTGTAAAACATCATTATTCTCTCTTCTCGTCGTGTCAACAAAATTGATCATGTGACATACTAATTTAATGTCGTATAGAATTTAATGTCATAAAATCCCTTGTGCCTCCATTGAGAGTAGCCTAAGTAGCATGCTAATAATAACGAAAATAAGATCATATCTAATCGTCCTTGAATAATATTTTCTAATAATAAGCTAATCGGgataatttaatattttttactTTAATAGCAGAGTTGATTTTGCCCTAATAATTTATCCCAATATGACTACTATAGTAAAAGAGATCCGAATCCTTCTATATACGAGGAGTGTAGAGTGGAGGTTAAATTGCTATATTTGACCTTAATCGTCAAGGGAAAATAACATATGCAACCGATATGTCCGATCCCTAGCGTGTTGAATCTCTCGCAAATCAAGAGTCGCCGGACTCTCCGGGACTATGATCAATTAACGTTCCTACGATCGATAAGTCTATTCATCAGTTGTTTAAGTCTATTCATCAGTTGTTTGCTGCACGGTGCGTCGTCACCCTGTTCTAACATTCACACATCATGATACGGGTTCTACATCTGCTCCCCGTCAACCGGAGATTTCTGCCAAATCTAGTCCTAATCTGTATCTTGGGAAGCGAGTCGATTATCGATCGATTATAACAACATATAATAAAATTAAAGTATTATGTGAAAGTATATCTTAATTTTAGTTGGAATAAAATGCATTAGGATCCTTAAACTAGTGAGCGTGTGTTGAGTAGGTGCATGAACTTCGAAACTACAAATTGAGCCCCTAATATATTTAACTGTGTCACTAGAGGTTCAAATTGTCTTTGACCAGCGTTGACCACCTATGTGGACTGCCAAATCCGTCCGGTCCTACATGGTCTTGAAAGTTGCAAGAGCGGGGCATATATGCATGTCACCCCTCCCCTCCCACAAAAATACCCATTCCTCCAGTCTGTTCCCCACCTTTCGTCTTCGTTGTCATCGAGGCGGAAGGGAGCAATTAGGGCTCCGGTGATCGTCGAGGGTTGGAGAGCGGCGACCGACAGACTTCGCATCGCAAAAAGGGAGCAGAGCTAGTCCGGTCGTGGCTATAGAAGGTTCAGGATGCCTCCTCGATTGCATCGGAGCCTTAATCACCCCGCCTTCCGCATTGGCGGCAATGAAGATGAACAGGCGGAGAACAGATGAGAGGAATGGGTATTTTATGGGAGAGGAGGGGGTGATTTGCGTATAAGCCCCGCTTCCGCAACTGCTAAGACCATGTAGGACCGGACATGGAAGTCCACGTAGGCGGTCAACACTGGTCAAAGGCGATTTGGACCTCTAATGATACACTTAAATAGATTAGGGAGCTCAATCTGCATTTTCGGAGTTCATGGACCTACTCGACACACCTTCTCTAATTTAAGGATCTCAGTGTATTTTACTCTTTTAGTTATATTAGATAAAATTATTTCTTCCAAATTTTAACATCTCCTCGTCAAATCCTTGTGCTAGTCCAAACCGAGAGCTCGCGAGGGTCAACgtcatttttattttctttttttttgtgagggCAGCCCCCGGCAAATCCAAACCTGATGCCCCTCTGGCCCTCTCCCTACACACGCGCGCCCGGTGAGCAGCCGCCCGCCAGCCCACCACCGCCCGGCCACTTTTGGGTTGGGCCCGTCTCACCCGTTAAAATACTCCACGCCGCTGGGCCGCGAGGGCCCACCCATCGCCGTCGCCACCCTCTCCTGCCACACCccggccccgccggccgccgcagatgggccagccgcggcggcgcggctacccgcacggccaccaccaccgctgccCGCGCCGCATTGCGCTGCCGGCGGCCGCGCTGGCCCTGCTCTTCCTCGCCGTCTCGCTCCTCTCCGTCTCACTcctctccgcgccgccgctcgccgaccCGCGCACCGGcctcgccacctcctcctcccgccggtTCCTCCGCCGCGACCCGGTATGGATGGACACTAGTTACTTGCCTCGGCAGGCATATCCGTGCTGCTCGATCTTATTGTaactttctctcttcctctgtTTTGAGTCCACAGACGAACGGCTCCGGCGGCGAACTGGAGGGCACCGAGAGCGGCCAGGCGTTCAATGTTGCGGTGCGCTCACAATGCGTGTGTAATTTTTCGTGGTTTATCTTCTGGATTGCCCATAACTCAATTCAAATTTGGGTAGATTTTTTTGTTCTGATTTTATCCTTGGGGGCTTAGGTTCTGAATGCACTACCCCATCATCCCTTGTGTTGGGGGAATAATGAGTAGATGAGTCACATTGAACCACATTTTCATAGGAAATGTTAAATTTGACCTCTCATGTAAGAACAGCTGATCATCCTGTTATGTTTCGATCAAATGCAGACACATGGATGGATTGGGCAGGATGATCTTTGGCATTCAAAGCTTGCTAGCAACTTCTATGGATGCTGCAACTCTAGCAGTAAATATCTTGGTGAGCAGTCACTCAATTGTGAATTGCTGCTTATAATTTAGACGATGTTACCGTAACTGTTGGGTGTTGTGTGGACCTCTGTAAGTGGGAGTCAATGATGAATGCCTATTTGTATCTTTTTGCACTATGATAACTGATGATTTAATAACTATATGTCTGCCTAAAGGTCCTTTTTTTTCAGATTCCAGTATTACCACACAGCCAGAGCGATACTTGATTGTTGTTACAAGTGGAGGTCTCAATCAGCAGAGAACAGGGGTGAGATGTTTCTCTGGTTGTCTTCTAGGACAACTAGAGTCACATGCTTGGATATGATTTAAAGTTTAAAACACTTGAAGTTAATATAGAATTCCTTTTTCAacaattttgttatttttatcttTTTGCTCAAAACTATGCAGCACATTGTTTATAATACATGTTGTTAGGACCTGCCCAAACTACTTGAGGTATCTAAATTGGTAAAGGTCACCAGGCTATGTAGTCTATGTGCAGGTGTGACATGTTTAATAAAATGCTAATTCCTTTCGTAAAATGGAGTGGAGAATCTTACTTCCAAGTCCAAATTACTTATTTGCTGGTTTTCCTCATCCTGTAAAGCAGAACTATACATTAGACATATCATGGCACCTGCTTCTTTGTAGATAGTTGATGCTGTAGTTGCTGCGCGTATTCTGAACGCTACACTTGTTGTTCCCAAACTGGATCAAACATCTTTCTGGAAAGATTCAAGGTATGCAATAGTGAGCAATGAGCACTTCCCAATTTTTAGCCCATGATATCCATGATTATAGGTGTTCAGATTTAATTTATTCCACATCTTTTGTATTCAACGCTGCAGCAATTTTTCAGAAATCTTTGATATCGACTGGTTCATTTCATTCCTTGCAAAGGATGTCAAAATTATCAAAGAGCCTCCAGTAAAAGGAGGTAAAGTCATGAAGCCTTATAAAATGCGTGTCCCCCGAAAATGTACTCCACGGTGTTATTTGAACCGCGTCTTACCGGCACTTCTGAAGAAACATGTAAGTTGTAGCACCTATGGCTTAGCTGACCCACGTTATTCCCTTTCCACCATCTTCGTGATAACACAACATTTGATTATcccttttttatatatatcaCTAATTGAATTTTACCAACCAGTTACTCTGGTGGTCAATCGTTGTTACTTACTGCCTTCTGTGGAATTTATATTTTGAGGGAAAATTGTCAATAATGCTTGGCTTCCTGAATGTGTTATATAGCTTATTCGTGCACTTCATTGTTTTATGCTTCTATGTGTGGTTTGATtttaaaaaatgaaataaaaaataatgaagttATTTTTTAATGTCCTATGCGTACTTTGATTAAGGAACTGAGCCTAGCTGGCTAGCTCAGTTGGTGCGAGGTGTGGGTGTGCACCCGTGACACCTATGCTTGCGTCCCTCCTTGACGAATTTGGGTGCATATTTCTTTTCTTATTTACAAAGCCTCCTATTCCCCCTAGGTTCGTCAAATTTTCGGTGTAGTTTGATTTCTGCTTCCAGTCATAGTTTAGTTCATAAGAATCCAGTCACATATCAAAATATCTGATTTTACTTGATGGTGGTGCAGGTTATTCGAATGACTAAATATGATTATAGGCTCTCAAATAAGTTGGACACTGACCTGCAAAAACTGCGTTGCAGAGTCAATTATCATGCTTTGAGATTTACTGACCCTATACAAGAATTAGGTGAAAGGCTAATACAACGAATGCGGAAAAAGAGCAGATATTTTGTTGCTCTTCATCTGAGGTATTCTTCATTCTGTAACATTAATGAACCTGTCATCAGTctgcattttttattttgttcaaagtttgctgtttcAACTCACTCGGTTGCAATTATATGAATACTATCACTACTTTGGACTTCTGATCTCAAAATGATGAGTGCTGCATATGGTCCTTTGCAGGAAACTTAAGCTGTAGTTTGGATGATTGTATGTAGTGGCAATGATTCTTTTTGTACATATTATTCtctcttcttaatgaaattACATGAAGCTCTCCTGcgatgttcgagaaaaaaacaaaatgatTCTTCTTCAGCTGTTTAAACTCGTCTCAAAGTTTTCTCCAGGAGCATCCTTATTTCAGCATTTCCAGAATTTCTTCTCATGTTCTGTTTGTGTACCACAAAAAATGACTTTAGTTGTTGAAATAAAACTGCTAAGATGACTAGATGGATTCCCTTCATCTCCAGCCAGTTCCCTTTTCCCTTAAATAAAATGATAATTAAGCAGGAAAAATATGAAAgacgattaaaaataaatataaaacatTGCATATTCTTCTCCGCTGCTGTTCTGGGTATCATTAGTTCATTATATTTCGATTTCTTGACCAAGACATGCTTTTTGTTGTGATGGCAGATTTGAACCTGATATGCTTGCCTTTTCTGGGTGCTATTATGGTGGTGGAGAAAAGGAGAGGAGAGAATTAGCTGCAATTCGCAGACGATGGAGAACCTTGCATGTACGAGCTGTATTATGTGTACTTGTTACTTGCTTACCGAGTAAGAGTTACCTATTGTTAATCTTGTTGTGTTTTAACATTCCAGATACGTGACCCAGAGAAAGGAAGAAGGCAAGGTAGATGTCCATTAACTCCTGAGGAGGTAGGTTTGATGTTGAGGGCATTAGGCTACAGAAGTGATGTCCCCATTTATGTTGCTTCTGGTGAGATATATGGAGGGGAAGATACTTTAGCACCCCTCAAAGCGCTCTTTCCCAATTTCCATACAAAAGAAACACTGTCAGGCGATGAGGAGCTTGCTCCATTCTTGAAGTTCTCATCTCGCATGGCTGCAATTGATTTCATTGTCTGTGATGAAAGTGATGCTTTCGTGGCTAACAACATCGGTAATATGGCCAAAATTCTGGCTGGGCGAAGGTGACG
This window contains:
- the LOC120686047 gene encoding O-fucosyltransferase 6-like isoform X3, with protein sequence MGQPRRRGYPHGHHHRCPRRIALPAAALALLFLAVSLLSVSLLSAPPLADPRTGLATSSSRRFLRRDPTNGSGGELEGTESGQAFNVATHGWIGQDDLWHSKLASNFYGCCNSSSKYLGPFFSDSSITTQPERYLIVVTSGGLNQQRTGIVDAVVAARILNATLVVPKLDQTSFWKDSSNFSEIFDIDWFISFLAKDVKIIKEPPVKGGKVMKPYKMRVPRKCTPRCYLNRVLPALLKKHVIRMTKYDYRLSNKLDTDLQKLRCRVNYHALRFTDPIQELGERLIQRMRKKSRYFVALHLRFEPDMLAFSGCYYGGGEKERRELAAIRRRWRTLHIRDPEKGRRQGRCPLTPEEVGLMLRALGYRSDVPIYVASGEIYGGEDTLAPLKALFPNFHTKETLSGDEELAPFLKFSSRMAAIDFIVCDESDAFVANNIGNMAKILAGRRRYFGHKRTIRPNSKQLYPLFMKRGNMSWDAFSAQMRIIQKGYMGDPMEITPGRGEFHANPAACICEKTSGNSVAKSIYRSNKEPANDTGIRKAVVGPPYPVYTDEEADGSDTEDDQDTTARGEMIDAEPDDDSVVRQEDPELEEILSD
- the LOC120686047 gene encoding O-fucosyltransferase 6-like isoform X1, giving the protein MGQPRRRGYPHGHHHRCPRRIALPAAALALLFLAVSLLSVSLLSAPPLADPRTGLATSSSRRFLRRDPTNGSGGELEGTESGQAFNVAVRSQCTHGWIGQDDLWHSKLASNFYGCCNSSSKYLGPFFSDSSITTQPERYLIVVTSGGLNQQRTGIVDAVVAARILNATLVVPKLDQTSFWKDSSNFSEIFDIDWFISFLAKDVKIIKEPPVKGGKVMKPYKMRVPRKCTPRCYLNRVLPALLKKHVIRMTKYDYRLSNKLDTDLQKLRCRVNYHALRFTDPIQELGERLIQRMRKKSRYFVALHLRFEPDMLAFSGCYYGGGEKERRELAAIRRRWRTLHIRDPEKGRRQGRCPLTPEEVGLMLRALGYRSDVPIYVASGEIYGGEDTLAPLKALFPNFHTKETLSGDEELAPFLKFSSRMAAIDFIVCDESDAFVANNIGNMAKILAGRRRYFGHKRTIRPNSKQLYPLFMKRGNMSWDAFSAQMRIIQKGYMGDPMEITPGRGEFHANPAACICEKTSGNSVAKSIYRSNKEPANDTGIRKAVVGPPYPVYTDEEADGSDTEDDQDTTARGEMIDAEPDDDSVVRQEDPELEEILSD
- the LOC120686047 gene encoding O-fucosyltransferase 6-like isoform X4: MGQPRRRGYPHGHHHRCPRRIALPAAALALLFLAVSLLSVSLLSAPPLADPRTGLATSSSRRFLRRDPTNGSGGELEGTESGQAFNVATHGWIGQDDLWHSKLASNFYGCCNSSSKYLDSSITTQPERYLIVVTSGGLNQQRTGIVDAVVAARILNATLVVPKLDQTSFWKDSSNFSEIFDIDWFISFLAKDVKIIKEPPVKGGKVMKPYKMRVPRKCTPRCYLNRVLPALLKKHVIRMTKYDYRLSNKLDTDLQKLRCRVNYHALRFTDPIQELGERLIQRMRKKSRYFVALHLRFEPDMLAFSGCYYGGGEKERRELAAIRRRWRTLHIRDPEKGRRQGRCPLTPEEVGLMLRALGYRSDVPIYVASGEIYGGEDTLAPLKALFPNFHTKETLSGDEELAPFLKFSSRMAAIDFIVCDESDAFVANNIGNMAKILAGRRRYFGHKRTIRPNSKQLYPLFMKRGNMSWDAFSAQMRIIQKGYMGDPMEITPGRGEFHANPAACICEKTSGNSVAKSIYRSNKEPANDTGIRKAVVGPPYPVYTDEEADGSDTEDDQDTTARGEMIDAEPDDDSVVRQEDPELEEILSD
- the LOC120686047 gene encoding O-fucosyltransferase 6-like isoform X2, with translation MGQPRRRGYPHGHHHRCPRRIALPAAALALLFLAVSLLSVSLLSAPPLADPRTGLATSSSRRFLRRDPTNGSGGELEGTESGQAFNVAVRSQCTHGWIGQDDLWHSKLASNFYGCCNSSSKYLDSSITTQPERYLIVVTSGGLNQQRTGIVDAVVAARILNATLVVPKLDQTSFWKDSSNFSEIFDIDWFISFLAKDVKIIKEPPVKGGKVMKPYKMRVPRKCTPRCYLNRVLPALLKKHVIRMTKYDYRLSNKLDTDLQKLRCRVNYHALRFTDPIQELGERLIQRMRKKSRYFVALHLRFEPDMLAFSGCYYGGGEKERRELAAIRRRWRTLHIRDPEKGRRQGRCPLTPEEVGLMLRALGYRSDVPIYVASGEIYGGEDTLAPLKALFPNFHTKETLSGDEELAPFLKFSSRMAAIDFIVCDESDAFVANNIGNMAKILAGRRRYFGHKRTIRPNSKQLYPLFMKRGNMSWDAFSAQMRIIQKGYMGDPMEITPGRGEFHANPAACICEKTSGNSVAKSIYRSNKEPANDTGIRKAVVGPPYPVYTDEEADGSDTEDDQDTTARGEMIDAEPDDDSVVRQEDPELEEILSD